A genomic region of Daphnia carinata strain CSIRO-1 chromosome 5, CSIRO_AGI_Dcar_HiC_V3, whole genome shotgun sequence contains the following coding sequences:
- the LOC130703075 gene encoding FK506-binding protein 5-like encodes MYLPVFPEPEERNVEEQEEKTEVEEKKEEEEETWPFAHDEAVAFAMAKAYAEIIVKAESVDVDEEAKEEATAFLETLAENLAKADDGDINEEEHWAMAKAFARFVLKAGPVFVDNEVKDLAQAFLDVRDKNLAKAEDGDVVEDEEEDEDEQVWALADAKGVASAKAWAEFIIKAESMNVDDDVKEAAKAFLETLAENLTKVEDGDVDEDWILANAWAEFVFKAELVDVDDEVRKLAQALLYAGDENLAEASDEDMDVEEEEEEETKASAENCSEILAKDDEQLEKELKELKGELAEELEELEEELEEMGEQLDELEEELEDEDETWAEVKAQREALAELLAEVKAVAEALAKAKGEILTVRCYPGPSQTVAKRKREEDATATLPDEKRSRR; translated from the coding sequence ATGTATTTACCTGTGTTCCCGGAACCGGAAGAGAGAAACGTGGAGGAGCAGGAAGAGAAGACGGAGGTTGAAGAGAagaaggaggaagaagaggagactTGGCCTTTCGCTCATGATGAGGCTGTTGCTTTTGCCATGGCTAAGGCTTATGCTGAGATTATCGTTAAGGCTGAGTCTGTGGATGTGGATGAGGAGGCGAAGGAGGAGGCTACAGCTTTCCTAGAGACTTTGGCTGAGAATTTGGCTAAGGCTGACGATGGGGATATCAATGAGGAGGAGCATTGGGCTATGGCTAAGGCTTTTGCTAGGTTTGTCCTTAAGGCTGGGCCTGTTTTTGTGGACAATGAGGTGAAGGATTTGGCTCAAGCTTTCCTTGATGTTCGAGATAAAAATTTGGCTAAAGCTGAGGATGGGGATGTAGTCGAAGATGAAGAGGAGGATGAAGATGAGCAGGTTTGGGCTCTGGCTGATGCTAAGGGTGTTGCTTCGGCTAAGGCTTGGGCTGAGTTTATCATTAAGGCGGAGTCTATGAATGTGGATGACGATGTGAAGGAGGCGGCTAAAGCTTTCCTTGAGACTTTGGCTGAGAATTTAACTAAGGTTGAGGATGGGGATGTGGATGAGGATTGGATTTTGGCTAACGCTTGGGCTGAGTTTGTGTTTAAGGCTGAACTTGTGGATGTGGATGATGAGGTGAGGAAGTTGGCTCAAGCTTTACTTTATGCTGGAGATGAGAATTTGGCTGAGGCTAGTGATGAGGATATGGATgtggaggaagaggaagaggaagagacTAAGGCTTCGGCTGAGAATTGTAGTGAGATTTTGGCTAAGGATGACGAGCAGCTGGAGAAGGAGTTGAAGGAGCTGAAGGGGGAGTTGGCGGAAGAGTTGGAAGAGCTGGAGGAGGAGTTGGAGGAAATGGGGGAGCAGTTGGATGAGCTGGAGGAGGAGTTGGAGGATGAGGATGAGACTTGGGCTGAGGTAAAGGCTCAGCGGGAGGCTTTGGCTGAGCTTTTGGCTGAGGTTAAGGCTGTGGCTGAGGCTTTGGCTAAGGCTAAAGGTGAGATACTGACCGTAAGATGTTATCCTGGACCGTCCCAAACAGTGGCTAAGCGTAAGCGAGAAGAGGATGCTACAGCAACTCTTCCTGACGAGAAACGTTCGAGGCGATGA